AACGTTCCGGCCTTCGTTTATAAAAAAGAGATAGTCATTCCGGTGGACGGCGTCGGAGATGTCACAGCGGCCGTCGTATACGGCGGCGCCTTTTATATCTTCATCGAGGAAGAAAAGCTGGGCCTTAAGGTGCTGCCCGAAAACACAGCGGCTCTTACGGCGCGCGCGATGGAAATGAAGCGCTGGGTCAACGCGAACATGGACGTCCATCATCCCGAAAAGCCGGACATCCGCGACATCTACGGCGTCATAATAATGTCGCCCGACACACGCACCGAAGGCGGCTGCGCGGGGCGCCACATCTGCGTATTCGCGGAGGGCGCGGTGGACCGCTCGCCCTGCGGCACAGGGACGTCGGCGCGCATGGCGTTGCTTGTTGCACGAGGCAGGCTCGCGATAGGCGAAAAATTTAACGCGGCAAGCATCATTGATACGAAATTCGAGGGCACGCCGCTTGCTTCAGTCAAGGAATGCGGATACGACGCGATAATCCCAAAAGTCGCAGGCGGCGCGTGGATAACGGGCTTCAACCGCTTCGTGCTCGACCCGTCGGACCCTCTGCCCGAAGGCTTTTTAATATAAAATTTCATCATAAGGGAGAAAATAAAAATGACCTACCGTTCTAAGGAACATGGACTTTTTTCCGGCAAAGGCTCGTCC
This window of the Cloacibacillus sp. genome carries:
- a CDS encoding proline racemase family protein, producing the protein MMEFVRTIEAIDAHTAGEPIRVVTSGIPKIPGGTMLEKMDYFARHYDGIRQMILKEPRGHKDMFGAVLVPPVTDDADLGILFMHNEGMSTMCGHGTIGTVKAAAETGLLTLAEGENIIKIDAPAGRITAEAVVAGGRVRSVAFTNVPAFVYKKEIVIPVDGVGDVTAAVVYGGAFYIFIEEEKLGLKVLPENTAALTARAMEMKRWVNANMDVHHPEKPDIRDIYGVIIMSPDTRTEGGCAGRHICVFAEGAVDRSPCGTGTSARMALLVARGRLAIGEKFNAASIIDTKFEGTPLASVKECGYDAIIPKVAGGAWITGFNRFVLDPSDPLPEGFLI